TAACCTGTGTTTGTACAGCCTGACGGTAAGCTTCGGTTTGCATTAACGTTGCTTTTACTTCTCTTTTTGCATTTAGAATATTGCCAAACAAATCTAACTCCCAACTTGACGAGACCGGCAGCTGATAAGTTTTGGTTGCTGCATGGTTATCAAAACTACTGATGGTTCCCTGAGGTGTAAGTGCCAACGATGGCAGAAAGGCTAAACGAGCAGCCCGCAAACCTTCTTTTACCTGTTCCACCCGAAGCATGGCTGTCTGTAGGTTAATATTATTGGAAAGCCCCTGTTCAATCAGTGATTGAAGCTTCGGATCGCGGTACACTTCCTTCCAGGGGAGATTTCCCATATTGGTTGTATCAGAAACCAAAGTATCGTTTATTGAAATGGTATCCCGATACAGACCGGAAGTGTTCACTACTGGCCTCTCATATGATTTGTAGATGTTGCAACTGCTTAGTAAGGCAGTTGCACACATCATTCCTATTATCTGTTTTTTCATTCCGTTATTCTTTATCAATGTTAGTATACTGTTCAAGCTCGGGCATTGCTTCGCTTACATCCATTCCTTCTTTTTCGATAGGTTTGATTTTTTCCTGTAGATATTCAAAGATTACGAATAATCCGGGTACCACAAATATCTGGCATAATACACCGATTAACATACCACCTACGGCACCACCACCTAAAGTTCTGTTACCATTGGCTCCTACACCGCTGGCAAACATTAATGGAAGCAAACCAATAATCATAGCCAGTGACGTCATCAGAATAGGACGAAGACGAGCTGTTGCCCCCAGAACTGCCGACCACTTGATGCTCATTCCGGCGTGACGCCTTTGCAGCGCAAACTCAGTTATCAGAATTGCATTCTTAGCCAGCAAACCAATAAGCATAATCAATGCAATTTGCAGGTATATATTATTGGCCGTTCCCATGAACTGGGCGAAAATAAATGTACCGGCAAGTCCAAACGGAATGGAAAGAATTACCACCAGAGGCAATATATAACTTTCATATTGAGCGCTCAGCAATAAGTAAACAAATACAAGACACAAAGCAAAGACAATGACGGTGGTACTTGCTCCGGTACTCTGCTCTTCACGCGTCATACCCGAGAATTCGTAACCGTATCCAGTTGGCAATGTCTGAGCGGCAACCTCTTCGATGGCCTTAATAGCATCACCAGATGTATAGCCCGGTGCCGGAGCTCCATTCACAGCCATGGATGTAAACATGTTGAAGCGGTTAATCACGTCGGGACCATAAACTTTCTGAATGGTCATGAACTGAGAGATGGGAGCCATCTCTTCCCCGTTTCTTACAAAGATACTGTTCAGTGTTTCCGGGTTGATACGATATCTTGCATCAGCCTGTACATACACCCGGTACAGCTTACCAAAACGGTTGAAGTTGGACACATACATACCGCCATAATACCCCTGAAGAGTTTCAAGAATGGTATTAGGCTTGATTCCTGCCTGTTTACATTTGGCGGCATCCACATCAACCTGATATTGAGGGAAGTTCGGGTTGAAAGAGGTCATAGCTCTTGCAATTTCAGGACGTTTATTCAGTTTTCCAAGAAAATCCTGTGCCACCATGCTAAAGTTTTGCAAACTACCACCGGTTTTATCCTGAAGATTAAATTCAAAACCGCTGGTCATACTGTATCCCGGAATCATTGGAGGAGCAAAAATAAGGATTTGTGCATCCTTGAATCCGGCGGTCTGCATATAAAGCATTCCCATGATGCTGTTAACGTCTTGTCCTTTACCTTTTCGCTCATCCCAGTCTTTAAGCTTACAGATGAATGTGCCGTAAGAGCTACCTGCACCTGTAATAAGACCGTAACCGCAAATCTGAGTACTACTTTTAATCAGCGGATTGGCCTTGAGAATCTCATCGACCTTTTTAACGGTTGCCTCTGTTCGTTCAAGTGAGGTTCCGGGAGCCATTGTTATGTTTATCATCAAAGTTCCGGTATCTTCGTTTGGCACCATTCCGGTTGGAGTAAACTTCATCAGCAATGCAAGGATTATAAAGCTTATAACAACAAGCCCGGCGGATAGCCAGCGACGCTTGATGATCCGTGTAACGCCTCCCTTGTATTTTTCAAGCATCACATTGTAAGTGGTGTTGAAAGCCGTATGGAAACTTTGTACGAAAGTTGTTTTCTGGTTAC
The Bacteroides sedimenti genome window above contains:
- a CDS encoding efflux RND transporter permease subunit, which encodes MKLDKFINRPVLSTVISIFIVVLGILGLVSLPVEQYPNIAPPTIQVSTTYTGANAQTVMNSVIAPLEEAINGVENMLYMTSTAANNGMATINVYFKQGTNPDMAAVNVQNRVAKAQGLLPAEVTKVGVITSKRQTSMLMVFSVYSEDDKYDQTFLQNYAKINVLPQIMRIPGVGDAMVMGAREYSMRIWLKPEVMAQYKLMPGDISAALAEQNIESAPGQFGEDGGQSFQYILKSKGRLQKTEEFENIVVRATPDGNVLRLKDVARIELGAQSNSVKSFTNGRNGVSCIIFQTPGSNATEIINNISSFLSETEGSLPAGVKYNVLMNTNDFLYASIYEVLKTLLEAFILVVLVVYIFLQDFRSTLIPAIAIPVALVGTFLLLKLFGFSINLLTLSALVLAIAIVVDDAIVVVEAVHAKLDQGYKSAKQASIDAMSEISGAILSISLVMMAVFIPVSFMGGTAGVFYRQFGITMAVAIGLSAVNALTLSPALCAIFLKPHGKEGEGNQKTTFVQSFHTAFNTTYNVMLEKYKGGVTRIIKRRWLSAGLVVISFIILALLMKFTPTGMVPNEDTGTLMINITMAPGTSLERTEATVKKVDEILKANPLIKSSTQICGYGLITGAGSSYGTFICKLKDWDERKGKGQDVNSIMGMLYMQTAGFKDAQILIFAPPMIPGYSMTSGFEFNLQDKTGGSLQNFSMVAQDFLGKLNKRPEIARAMTSFNPNFPQYQVDVDAAKCKQAGIKPNTILETLQGYYGGMYVSNFNRFGKLYRVYVQADARYRINPETLNSIFVRNGEEMAPISQFMTIQKVYGPDVINRFNMFTSMAVNGAPAPGYTSGDAIKAIEEVAAQTLPTGYGYEFSGMTREEQSTGASTTVIVFALCLVFVYLLLSAQYESYILPLVVILSIPFGLAGTFIFAQFMGTANNIYLQIALIMLIGLLAKNAILITEFALQRRHAGMSIKWSAVLGATARLRPILMTSLAMIIGLLPLMFASGVGANGNRTLGGGAVGGMLIGVLCQIFVVPGLFVIFEYLQEKIKPIEKEGMDVSEAMPELEQYTNIDKE